Proteins encoded within one genomic window of Raineyella fluvialis:
- a CDS encoding ISL3 family transposase, whose amino-acid sequence MSQPTSPLSTPCLDEFCRLDRLGLTVVGQQVAPDHTVLVCHVVAPGDVCPACGQRGTARDMVTRRLAHVPFGWWPTILHVRVRRYRCSQCRKVWRQDLRPAASARAKLSRDAVTWALRALVIDRMSVARIAQALGVAWNTANKAVLAAGRQLLIADPARLGGVEVIGVDEHVWRHTRHGERYVTVIIDLTPIRDHTGPARLLDMVEGRSKKVFKAWLADQTAAFRARVEVVAMDGFTGFKTAAVEELPDAAEVMDPFHVVALAGDKLDQTRQRIQQATRGHRGRSGDPLYGIRRALRTSAGLLTDRQIARIGAVFADDAHVAVEATWGVYQRVIEAYRQPSRADGKQMMTALIASISHGVPKALGEVITLGRTLKRRRTDILAYFDHPGTSNGPTEAINGRLEHLRGTALGFRNLVHYRLRALLDTGGFRPRLHSLL is encoded by the coding sequence ATGTCCCAGCCTACGTCACCCCTGTCCACTCCTTGCCTGGACGAGTTCTGCCGCCTCGATCGTCTCGGCCTGACGGTGGTCGGCCAGCAGGTCGCTCCCGACCACACCGTTCTGGTCTGCCACGTCGTCGCGCCCGGTGACGTGTGTCCCGCGTGCGGGCAACGCGGGACTGCCCGCGACATGGTGACCCGCCGACTGGCGCATGTCCCGTTCGGCTGGTGGCCGACGATCCTGCACGTGCGGGTGCGCCGCTACCGGTGCTCGCAGTGCCGCAAGGTGTGGCGCCAGGACCTGCGGCCGGCCGCCTCGGCGCGGGCGAAGCTGTCGCGTGACGCGGTGACGTGGGCCTTGCGCGCGTTGGTGATCGATCGGATGTCGGTCGCCCGGATCGCCCAGGCGCTGGGCGTGGCGTGGAACACCGCGAACAAGGCCGTCCTCGCCGCAGGCCGCCAGCTGTTGATCGCCGACCCTGCCCGTCTGGGCGGGGTGGAGGTGATCGGGGTCGATGAGCACGTGTGGCGCCACACCCGCCACGGCGAGCGCTACGTCACGGTGATCATCGACCTGACCCCGATCCGTGACCACACGGGCCCGGCGCGCCTCCTCGACATGGTCGAGGGACGTTCGAAGAAGGTGTTCAAGGCCTGGCTCGCCGACCAGACCGCAGCGTTCCGCGCCCGGGTGGAGGTCGTCGCGATGGACGGGTTCACTGGCTTCAAGACCGCCGCTGTCGAGGAACTGCCCGACGCGGCGGAGGTGATGGACCCCTTCCACGTCGTCGCCCTCGCCGGAGACAAGCTCGACCAGACCAGACAGCGGATCCAGCAGGCCACCCGCGGGCATCGGGGCCGGTCGGGTGACCCGCTCTACGGCATCCGCCGGGCGTTGCGGACCAGCGCCGGCCTGCTCACCGACAGGCAGATTGCCCGGATCGGAGCGGTGTTCGCCGACGACGCCCACGTCGCCGTCGAGGCCACCTGGGGCGTCTACCAGCGGGTGATCGAGGCCTACCGACAGCCGTCACGGGCCGACGGCAAGCAGATGATGACAGCGCTGATCGCCTCGATCTCCCACGGGGTCCCGAAGGCGTTGGGTGAGGTGATCACGCTGGGACGGACACTGAAACGCCGCCGCACCGACATCTTGGCCTACTTCGACCATCCCGGCACCTCGAACGGGCCGACGGAGGCGATCAACGGCCGACTGGAACACCTACGCGGCACCGCCCTCGGCTTCCGGAACCTTGTCCACTACCGGCTACGAGCACTGCTCGACACCGGGGGCTTCAGACCCCGACTCCACTCTCTTTTGTGA
- a CDS encoding tyrosine-type recombinase/integrase, with product MGDLARLDGHRSKPKLGGSNKRTRRRFGNIRKLPSGRFQASYQGPDGLRHKAPTTFLTTGDASKWLSLTEADIIAARWRPPQASAPTRENFRDYASRWLNAADLKPRTRDEYRRLIDDLVKTFGDRPLLGITPDEVVAWHVALPPDRATGNAHRYRMLHRVMQAAVDDENVHGLTVNPCQHPKWGKGPAGRPIVPATVGQLATIAEHMPPRLAAAVHVAAWCGLRLGELAELRRADVDLKGGTIRVTRSVQWVRDGVRDNGKARYVPVVGPPKSDAGIRTVTIPPHIVPILREHLAEHAQPGPRGLVFPAPEGGQLRSGPVCRVFGPAREAAGRPDLRWHDLRHTGATLYAQAGATLRESMAYLGHSTPGMALHYAHVAEGRPATLAAKLSAMAGWEPPGVNDGFTDEDGHEELSETDVDNT from the coding sequence ATGGGCGACCTCGCCCGGTTGGACGGCCACCGATCCAAGCCGAAGCTCGGCGGAAGCAACAAGCGGACGCGCCGCCGGTTCGGGAACATCCGCAAGCTGCCTTCTGGTCGGTTCCAAGCGAGTTACCAGGGACCAGACGGCCTGCGCCACAAGGCGCCTACGACGTTCTTGACCACCGGCGACGCGTCCAAGTGGCTGTCATTGACGGAGGCCGACATCATCGCCGCCCGCTGGCGTCCGCCCCAGGCCAGCGCTCCGACGCGCGAGAATTTCCGCGATTACGCCAGCCGATGGCTGAACGCCGCCGATTTGAAGCCGAGAACACGCGATGAGTACCGCCGTTTGATTGACGACCTCGTCAAGACGTTCGGTGACCGGCCGTTGCTGGGTATCACTCCTGATGAGGTCGTTGCCTGGCACGTCGCCCTACCTCCAGATCGGGCGACCGGGAACGCGCACCGGTACCGGATGCTTCACCGTGTCATGCAGGCTGCCGTGGATGATGAAAATGTGCACGGGCTGACGGTGAACCCTTGCCAGCACCCGAAGTGGGGCAAGGGTCCCGCTGGGCGCCCGATCGTGCCCGCGACGGTCGGCCAGTTGGCGACGATTGCCGAGCACATGCCACCCAGGTTGGCCGCTGCCGTCCACGTGGCGGCCTGGTGTGGGCTCAGACTAGGGGAGTTGGCCGAGTTGCGTCGAGCCGACGTTGATCTGAAGGGCGGAACGATCCGTGTCACCCGCTCGGTTCAATGGGTCCGAGATGGGGTTCGCGACAACGGCAAAGCGCGATACGTGCCGGTGGTCGGGCCGCCGAAGTCTGACGCCGGTATCCGCACTGTGACGATCCCGCCCCACATCGTCCCGATCTTGCGGGAGCACCTTGCTGAACACGCTCAACCCGGCCCGCGTGGTCTCGTTTTTCCTGCCCCTGAGGGTGGCCAACTGCGCTCGGGACCTGTCTGCCGAGTGTTCGGCCCTGCCCGGGAGGCCGCCGGACGGCCGGATCTGCGCTGGCACGATCTGAGACACACTGGGGCGACGCTCTACGCCCAGGCCGGTGCCACCCTGCGGGAGTCGATGGCCTACCTCGGCCACTCCACGCCTGGGATGGCCCTGCATTACGCCCATGTGGCTGAGGGCCGCCCCGCGACACTGGCCGCGAAGTTGTCCGCCATGGCCGGATGGGAACCGCCGGGAGTGAACGACGGCTTCACGGATGAGGACGGGCACGAGGAGTTGTCGGAGACAGACGTAGACAACACGTAA
- a CDS encoding haloacid dehalogenase type II, with product MMTPEVSVIAFDVNETLSDMSGMAERFVDICAPADLARLWFATVLREGFALAAAGDIARFADIGTEVLHSLLVKENLDRDLDEAVAYVMAGFTRLPVHPDVVAGIRALKDQGLRLVTLSNGATSVAEALLGTAGVRDDFEALLSVEDAGVWKPARAAYDYAVEACGVRAEEMMLVAVHPWDTHGASRAGLRSAWLNRNGATYPGYLQPADVTAPTLVALAESLRDGQKI from the coding sequence ATGATGACACCCGAGGTTTCCGTGATCGCCTTCGACGTCAACGAGACCCTGTCCGACATGTCCGGGATGGCCGAGCGTTTCGTGGACATCTGCGCGCCCGCCGACCTCGCCCGGTTGTGGTTCGCCACGGTCCTGCGGGAAGGGTTCGCGTTGGCCGCGGCCGGGGACATCGCGCGCTTCGCGGACATCGGGACGGAGGTCCTGCACAGCCTCCTGGTCAAGGAGAACCTCGATCGCGATCTGGACGAGGCGGTGGCGTACGTGATGGCCGGGTTCACCCGCCTCCCGGTCCACCCCGACGTTGTGGCGGGGATCCGGGCGCTGAAGGACCAAGGACTCCGGTTGGTCACCTTGAGCAATGGCGCCACCTCGGTCGCCGAGGCGCTCCTCGGGACGGCCGGGGTGCGGGACGATTTCGAGGCGTTGCTCTCGGTCGAGGACGCGGGGGTGTGGAAGCCGGCCCGAGCGGCGTACGACTATGCGGTAGAGGCCTGTGGCGTCAGAGCCGAGGAAATGATGCTCGTCGCCGTGCATCCGTGGGACACCCATGGCGCGTCGCGGGCTGGGTTGCGCTCGGCCTGGCTGAACCGGAACGGGGCGACCTACCCGGGATATCTCCAACCGGCGGATGTCACCGCCCCGACCCTCGTCGCGCTCGCAGAGTCGTTGCGGGATGGCCAGAAGATCTGA
- a CDS encoding DNA topoisomerase IB, with protein MVRLRMVSPRSPGWSRRRAGKGFTYVDEHGDRLSPEQVERIRSLAIPPAWRDVWICPRPNGHLQAVGTDDAGRRQYLYHPVWREKKDREKFDRVLAAAETLPEARARVAEDIRRSGMPLLRADAVAFRLLDLGYFRIGNDAYADAHGSFGLTTLQRRHVHRHGDEMVFRFVGKSGIEHTVVIDDEDAIRALETMRRRRSPGDRLMAYRETTGWRDLDSAAVNSYLRDLFDGELTAKDFRTWHATVLAAAALARSDEPGSTAASRNRAIRAAVLEAAGYLGNTPTVARHSYIDPRVIDRYESGTTIGEVAWADDPDPAIRQSALESATIALLRDS; from the coding sequence ATGGTGCGATTGCGGATGGTGTCCCCGCGTTCGCCCGGCTGGAGCCGGCGGCGAGCCGGCAAGGGATTCACGTACGTCGACGAGCACGGCGACCGCCTCTCCCCCGAGCAGGTCGAGCGGATCAGGTCATTGGCGATCCCACCCGCCTGGCGGGACGTGTGGATCTGTCCGCGCCCGAACGGTCATCTGCAGGCCGTCGGCACCGACGACGCGGGCCGACGCCAGTACCTCTACCACCCGGTGTGGCGGGAGAAGAAGGACCGAGAGAAGTTCGATCGGGTCCTGGCCGCCGCCGAAACCCTCCCCGAGGCTCGCGCCCGCGTGGCGGAGGACATCCGGCGCAGCGGCATGCCGCTGCTCCGGGCGGACGCGGTCGCCTTCCGGCTCCTCGACCTCGGCTACTTCCGGATCGGCAACGACGCGTACGCGGACGCGCACGGCAGCTTCGGGCTGACCACCCTGCAGCGCCGCCACGTCCACCGCCACGGCGACGAGATGGTCTTCCGCTTCGTCGGCAAGTCGGGCATCGAGCACACGGTGGTCATCGATGACGAGGACGCGATCCGTGCCCTCGAGACGATGCGGCGGCGACGCAGTCCCGGCGATCGGCTGATGGCCTACCGGGAGACGACCGGGTGGCGGGACCTGGACTCCGCCGCGGTCAACAGCTACCTCCGCGACCTCTTCGACGGGGAGCTGACGGCCAAGGACTTCCGGACCTGGCACGCCACCGTCCTCGCCGCCGCAGCGCTCGCCCGCTCCGATGAACCAGGTTCCACCGCGGCGTCCCGGAACCGGGCGATCCGTGCGGCAGTGCTCGAGGCGGCGGGATACCTCGGGAACACACCCACCGTGGCACGCCACTCCTACATCGACCCTCGGGTGATCGACCGCTACGAGAGCGGCACCACCATCGGCGAGGTGGCCTGGGCGGACGATCCGGATCCGGCCATCCGCCAGTCCGCTCTGGAGTCGGCAACCATCGCCCTGCTGCGCGACAGCTGA
- a CDS encoding MBL fold metallo-hydrolase RNA specificity domain-containing protein, whose product MAPATLTFLGAAGTVTGSKFLLTLGDRRVLVDAGMYQGEKRWRTMNWADFPINPADIDDVVLTHAHMDHCGYLPKLVKDGFAGTVWATEGTAALAEIVLRDAGYLQERDAEHAEQHGYSKHKPVLPLYTEEDAQRALTHFRQVEYDTDVSLGGGVVCRWTRAGHILGSASVRVSTDHTAILFSGDIGRHDHPVLRPRSTPQGAPFVVVESTYGDREHPEPERAHEDFARAIRTTVAHGGQVLIPAFAVDRTEVVLQTIGEMQRDGRIPVVPIYVNSPMALNALRVYRDPAHRDELRPDLDVEELLGLPNVHETPDADSSRELMSLDGPAIIISSSGMATGGRVLHHLEEMLPDPQNTIILTGYQASGTRGRALEEGARELKLHGRYIPVNARIVRDAEFSVHADSTDLMDWLRDLEPAPETVFIVHGEEDAAAALHERIAQELGWTSAVARYGEVVVVEPRHATVHWHRRRVPPGSGQVS is encoded by the coding sequence ATGGCACCCGCGACACTCACGTTCCTCGGCGCGGCCGGCACGGTCACCGGCTCGAAGTTCCTTCTGACCCTAGGGGACCGTCGCGTCCTCGTCGACGCGGGGATGTACCAGGGCGAGAAGCGATGGCGCACGATGAACTGGGCCGACTTCCCGATCAACCCCGCCGACATCGACGACGTCGTGCTGACCCACGCCCACATGGACCACTGCGGCTACCTGCCCAAGCTGGTGAAGGACGGTTTCGCCGGGACTGTCTGGGCGACCGAGGGCACCGCCGCCCTCGCCGAGATCGTGCTGCGCGACGCCGGCTACCTGCAGGAGCGCGACGCCGAGCACGCCGAACAGCACGGCTACTCCAAGCACAAGCCGGTCCTGCCCCTCTACACCGAGGAGGACGCGCAACGGGCCCTCACCCACTTCCGGCAGGTGGAGTACGACACCGATGTGTCCTTGGGCGGCGGCGTGGTCTGCCGCTGGACCCGGGCCGGGCACATCCTCGGATCGGCCAGCGTCCGGGTGTCGACGGACCACACCGCCATCCTCTTCTCCGGCGACATCGGCCGCCACGACCACCCCGTACTGCGGCCTCGTTCGACTCCCCAGGGCGCCCCCTTCGTAGTGGTCGAGTCGACGTACGGGGACCGCGAACACCCCGAACCCGAGCGCGCCCACGAGGATTTCGCCCGAGCGATCCGCACCACGGTGGCGCACGGTGGCCAGGTGCTCATCCCGGCCTTCGCCGTCGATCGTACGGAGGTGGTGCTGCAGACCATCGGCGAGATGCAGCGGGACGGCCGCATTCCGGTGGTGCCGATCTACGTCAACAGTCCGATGGCACTGAACGCCTTGCGGGTCTACCGCGATCCCGCCCACCGTGACGAGCTCCGCCCGGACCTGGACGTCGAGGAACTCCTCGGGTTGCCCAACGTCCACGAGACGCCCGATGCGGACAGTTCGCGGGAGTTGATGAGCCTCGACGGACCAGCGATCATCATCTCGTCCTCGGGGATGGCGACCGGCGGCCGCGTGCTGCACCACCTGGAGGAAATGCTGCCCGACCCGCAGAACACCATCATCCTCACCGGTTACCAGGCGAGCGGCACGCGCGGTCGCGCCCTCGAGGAGGGCGCGCGGGAACTCAAGTTGCACGGTCGCTACATCCCGGTCAACGCTCGCATCGTCCGGGATGCCGAGTTCTCCGTCCACGCCGACAGCACGGACCTGATGGACTGGTTGCGCGACCTCGAGCCGGCGCCCGAGACCGTGTTCATCGTCCACGGAGAGGAGGACGCTGCCGCGGCACTGCACGAGCGGATCGCGCAGGAACTGGGCTGGACCTCCGCGGTCGCCCGCTACGGCGAGGTGGTCGTCGTCGAGCCGCGCCACGCCACCGTGCACTGGCACCGCCGTCGGGTCCCTCCGGGGTCTGGTCAGGTGTCATAG
- a CDS encoding VOC family protein, giving the protein MSENTIPQGRPIWIDLTTSDIEKARTFYGDIFGWTFEDQGAEYGNYHMIKSGDAFVGGMMGRVPEMPAGPDAWTVYLDTPDAQATCDKATHNGGMVLVPPMQVGGSGIMGLIADPGNCATGFWQAADFDGIQTMAVAGAPCWFEIFTPSYAKSVDFYRDVFGWNVVPLSDTDEFRYATNQLPPQDSVAGIMEANFLGEGHPGFWRTYLGAVDVDATAARIVEAGGSIVEAAQDSPYGRFASVADNQGANFVIVQAPAA; this is encoded by the coding sequence ATGAGCGAGAACACGATTCCGCAGGGTCGCCCGATCTGGATCGACCTCACCACCAGTGACATCGAGAAGGCCCGCACCTTCTACGGGGACATCTTCGGCTGGACCTTCGAGGACCAGGGCGCCGAGTACGGCAACTACCACATGATCAAGAGTGGGGACGCGTTCGTCGGCGGCATGATGGGCCGGGTGCCCGAGATGCCTGCGGGCCCCGACGCCTGGACCGTCTACCTCGACACCCCGGATGCCCAGGCCACGTGCGACAAGGCGACGCACAACGGTGGGATGGTCCTTGTCCCGCCGATGCAGGTGGGCGGCTCGGGCATCATGGGCCTGATCGCCGACCCGGGCAACTGTGCCACCGGCTTCTGGCAGGCGGCCGACTTCGACGGCATCCAGACGATGGCCGTCGCCGGGGCGCCGTGCTGGTTCGAAATCTTCACCCCGTCGTACGCGAAGAGTGTCGACTTCTATCGCGACGTGTTCGGCTGGAACGTCGTCCCGCTGAGCGACACCGACGAGTTCCGCTACGCCACCAATCAGCTGCCGCCGCAGGACTCGGTCGCCGGCATCATGGAGGCGAACTTCCTCGGCGAGGGCCATCCCGGCTTCTGGCGGACCTACCTCGGTGCCGTCGACGTCGACGCCACCGCCGCCCGGATCGTCGAGGCCGGCGGCTCGATCGTCGAGGCCGCGCAGGATTCGCCGTACGGACGTTTCGCCTCTGTCGCCGACAACCAGGGCGCCAACTTCGTGATCGTCCAGGCCCCCGCGGCCTGA
- the glpK gene encoding glycerol kinase GlpK produces the protein MSNDAQYVMAIDQGTTSSRAIIFDHSGDILSVGQLEHEQIFPQPGWVEHDAGEIWANVREAVGQALARAQINRHQLAAVGITNQRETTVVWDRHTGEPIHHAIVWQDTRTQEICDRLAADGGVERYRSRTGLPLSSYFAGPKVTWILENVPGARERAEAGDLLMGTMDTWVLWNMTGGVDGGVHLTDVTNASRTLLMDLRTLAWDPQICTDLGIPLSMLPQIRSSAEVYGKGRPNGLLVDTPIAGILGDQQAATFGQACFEKGSAKNTYGTGCFLLMNTGTEPVFSDNGLLTTVGYKIGDRPTHYALEGSIAVAGSLVQWLRDNLRMFDSSAEVETLALEVQDNGGAYLVPAFSGLFAPYWRPEARGALVGLTRFVNRNHIARAVLESTAYQTRDVVRAMFADSGVELTSLKVDGGMVANRTLMQFQADILDVPVVRPKVAETTALGAAYAAGIAVGYWAGEEDVVANWQEGERWTPSMDATERERLYRCWQKAVTRTFDWLDEDTGR, from the coding sequence ATGAGCAACGACGCCCAGTACGTGATGGCCATCGACCAGGGGACCACGAGTTCCCGGGCGATCATCTTCGACCACTCCGGAGACATCCTCTCCGTCGGGCAGCTGGAGCACGAGCAGATCTTTCCGCAACCGGGATGGGTCGAGCACGATGCAGGGGAGATCTGGGCGAACGTCCGCGAGGCCGTCGGGCAGGCGCTCGCGAGGGCGCAGATCAACCGGCACCAGCTGGCCGCGGTCGGCATCACCAACCAGCGCGAGACCACGGTGGTGTGGGACCGGCATACCGGCGAGCCGATCCATCACGCCATCGTCTGGCAGGACACCCGTACCCAGGAGATCTGCGACCGACTCGCCGCGGACGGCGGGGTCGAGCGGTACCGCTCCCGGACCGGACTGCCCCTGTCCAGCTACTTCGCCGGCCCCAAGGTGACCTGGATCCTGGAGAACGTCCCCGGCGCCCGCGAACGGGCCGAGGCGGGCGACCTGCTGATGGGCACGATGGACACCTGGGTGCTGTGGAACATGACCGGCGGGGTCGACGGTGGCGTCCACCTCACCGACGTCACCAACGCCTCCCGTACGCTCCTGATGGATCTGCGTACGTTGGCGTGGGACCCCCAGATCTGCACCGACCTCGGCATCCCGCTGTCGATGCTGCCGCAGATCCGCTCCTCCGCGGAGGTCTACGGCAAGGGCCGGCCCAACGGGCTGCTCGTCGACACCCCGATCGCCGGCATCCTCGGTGACCAGCAGGCGGCCACCTTCGGGCAGGCCTGCTTCGAGAAGGGCAGCGCCAAGAACACCTACGGCACCGGTTGCTTCCTGCTGATGAACACCGGCACCGAGCCCGTGTTCAGCGACAACGGGTTGCTCACCACCGTCGGCTACAAGATCGGTGACCGCCCCACCCACTACGCGCTGGAGGGATCGATCGCGGTGGCCGGCTCGCTTGTGCAGTGGCTGAGGGACAACCTGCGGATGTTCGACAGCTCCGCCGAGGTCGAGACGCTGGCCTTGGAGGTCCAGGACAACGGCGGCGCCTACCTGGTGCCGGCCTTCTCCGGCCTCTTTGCGCCGTACTGGCGCCCGGAGGCCCGGGGCGCCCTGGTCGGCCTCACCCGCTTCGTCAACCGCAACCACATCGCCCGGGCGGTGCTGGAGTCCACCGCCTACCAGACCCGCGACGTGGTGCGGGCGATGTTCGCCGACTCCGGGGTCGAGCTGACCTCGCTGAAGGTCGACGGCGGGATGGTCGCCAACCGCACCCTGATGCAGTTCCAGGCCGACATCCTCGACGTCCCGGTGGTCCGGCCGAAGGTCGCCGAGACGACCGCTCTCGGGGCCGCCTACGCCGCGGGGATCGCCGTCGGGTACTGGGCCGGCGAGGAGGACGTGGTCGCCAACTGGCAGGAGGGCGAGCGGTGGACCCCGTCGATGGACGCGACCGAGCGGGAACGTCTCTACCGCTGCTGGCAGAAGGCCGTGACCCGCACCTTCGACTGGCTCGACGAGGACACCGGCCGGTGA
- a CDS encoding ABC transporter substrate-binding protein: MKISTHVLTPVVALLAAATLAACGGGGGKAAPSATPGGVNTSAPLYSALPQSVKDKASVQVGSDIAYAPMEYYDTDGKTVIGFDKELGDLLGTKLGVPVVFNNSTFDGLITQLESHRFDLAISSMSDTKERQKQVDFVDYYLSGSIMYVKAGNPNALNSVNDLCGKTISLQRGTTQEEYVTSTLSPQCEKDGKGKISTMAFDRESEAMLQVEQGRAVAGIQEYPVAVYNTQQSKGKFQIVGQQVIAGPLGIAVSKDNGQLRDAVQKALQAAIDDGSYQKVIDKYQTPQSAVKQATVNAG; encoded by the coding sequence ATGAAGATCTCCACCCACGTCCTGACCCCCGTCGTCGCGCTCCTCGCCGCGGCGACCCTGGCGGCGTGCGGCGGTGGCGGCGGGAAGGCCGCGCCGTCCGCCACCCCCGGCGGTGTCAACACCTCCGCGCCGCTGTATTCGGCGCTCCCGCAGTCCGTGAAGGACAAGGCGTCGGTCCAGGTCGGCAGTGACATCGCGTACGCCCCGATGGAGTACTACGACACCGACGGCAAGACCGTCATCGGCTTCGACAAGGAGCTGGGCGACCTGCTCGGGACGAAGCTGGGGGTGCCGGTGGTCTTCAACAACTCGACCTTCGACGGGCTGATCACCCAGCTCGAGTCGCACCGCTTCGACCTGGCCATCTCCTCGATGAGCGACACCAAGGAGCGCCAGAAGCAGGTGGACTTCGTCGACTACTACCTGTCCGGCTCGATCATGTACGTCAAGGCGGGCAATCCCAACGCCCTGAACTCGGTGAACGACCTGTGCGGCAAGACGATCTCCCTGCAGCGCGGGACGACCCAGGAGGAGTACGTCACCTCCACCCTGTCGCCCCAGTGCGAGAAGGACGGCAAGGGCAAGATCAGCACGATGGCCTTCGATCGGGAGTCCGAGGCCATGCTCCAGGTGGAGCAGGGGCGCGCGGTGGCCGGCATCCAGGAGTATCCGGTGGCCGTCTACAACACCCAGCAGTCCAAGGGGAAGTTCCAGATCGTCGGTCAGCAGGTGATCGCCGGGCCGCTGGGCATCGCCGTCTCCAAGGACAACGGCCAGCTGCGGGACGCCGTGCAGAAGGCGCTGCAGGCCGCCATCGACGACGGGTCCTACCAGAAGGTGATCGACAAGTACCAGACGCCGCAGAGTGCGGTGAAGCAGGCCACCGTCAACGCGGGCTGA
- a CDS encoding ABC transporter substrate-binding protein produces MKTTTRVLASLTALAMAGGLAACAGSPAPAAGTSAAPTSVNTAAPLYAKLPQAIKDKGSVQVGTDAAYAPMEYFDADGKTVIGFDKDLGDLLAGKLGVPFAYNNATFDGLITQVNSKRFDVAITAMSDTAERQKEVDFVDYYLSGTVMIVKAGNPHALKSVDDLCGQTIALQRGTVQDGYVTTDLNPSCEKAGKGKVSVLAFDHESEAMLQIQQDRAVAGLQDYPVAVYSAKQSGGKYETVGDQVTAAPLGIAVSKQDTQLRDALKDALQAAIADGSYAKLLDKYGTPQSAVKEAAINSGK; encoded by the coding sequence ATGAAGACCACGACCCGGGTACTGGCATCGTTGACGGCTCTGGCGATGGCGGGCGGACTGGCGGCCTGCGCCGGATCCCCGGCCCCGGCGGCCGGCACCTCGGCCGCCCCGACCTCCGTGAACACCGCCGCGCCGCTGTACGCGAAGCTGCCGCAGGCGATCAAGGACAAGGGCTCGGTCCAGGTGGGTACCGATGCCGCGTACGCCCCGATGGAGTATTTCGACGCCGACGGCAAGACCGTCATCGGCTTCGACAAGGACCTCGGCGACCTGCTGGCAGGCAAGCTCGGGGTGCCCTTCGCGTACAACAATGCGACCTTCGACGGCCTGATCACCCAGGTGAACTCCAAGCGCTTCGACGTCGCGATCACTGCCATGAGCGACACCGCGGAACGGCAGAAGGAGGTCGACTTCGTCGACTACTACCTGTCCGGCACCGTGATGATCGTCAAGGCCGGCAACCCGCACGCGCTGAAGTCCGTCGACGACCTGTGCGGGCAGACCATCGCCCTGCAGCGCGGCACCGTGCAGGACGGCTACGTCACCACCGACCTCAACCCCAGTTGCGAGAAGGCCGGCAAGGGCAAGGTCTCGGTGCTCGCCTTCGACCACGAGTCCGAGGCGATGCTGCAGATCCAGCAGGATCGCGCCGTGGCTGGTCTGCAGGACTATCCCGTCGCCGTCTACAGCGCCAAGCAGTCGGGTGGCAAGTACGAGACCGTCGGTGACCAGGTGACCGCGGCGCCGCTCGGCATCGCCGTCTCCAAGCAGGACACCCAGCTGCGCGACGCGCTCAAGGACGCCCTGCAGGCCGCGATCGCGGACGGGTCGTATGCGAAGCTTCTCGACAAGTACGGCACGCCGCAGTCCGCGGTGAAGGAAGCCGCCATCAACAGCGGGAAGTGA
- a CDS encoding ATP-binding cassette domain-containing protein: MVEARGVKKRFGSLEVLKGIDMDVTRGEVAVLIGPSGSGKSTFLRCINHLERINGGTLRVRGHLVGYKERDGKLHELRDKEIAQQRQGIGMVFQRFNLFPHMTVLENIVEAPTRVGRVPAATARAEALELLERVGLPDKAYAYPGKLSGGQQQRVAIARALAMKPELMLFDEPTSALDPELVGDVLGVMKQLAEDGMTMVVVTHEMGFAREVGDYLAFMDGGVIVEEGLPADVLSNPREPRTQAFLSKVL, encoded by the coding sequence ATCGTCGAGGCGCGCGGGGTCAAGAAGCGCTTCGGATCGCTCGAGGTGCTCAAGGGCATCGACATGGACGTGACCCGCGGCGAGGTCGCCGTGCTGATCGGTCCCTCCGGATCGGGCAAGTCCACGTTCCTGCGTTGCATCAACCACCTGGAGAGGATCAACGGGGGCACCCTGCGGGTCCGCGGTCATCTCGTGGGCTACAAGGAGCGCGACGGGAAGCTCCATGAGCTGCGGGACAAGGAGATCGCCCAGCAGCGCCAGGGCATCGGCATGGTCTTCCAGCGCTTCAACCTCTTCCCGCACATGACCGTGCTGGAGAACATCGTCGAAGCGCCCACCCGGGTCGGCCGGGTCCCCGCGGCCACGGCCCGCGCCGAAGCGCTGGAACTGCTGGAACGGGTCGGGTTGCCGGACAAGGCGTACGCCTACCCCGGCAAGCTGTCCGGCGGTCAGCAGCAACGCGTCGCCATCGCTCGGGCCCTCGCCATGAAGCCCGAACTGATGCTCTTCGACGAGCCGACGTCCGCCCTCGACCCCGAGCTCGTCGGCGACGTTCTCGGCGTGATGAAGCAACTCGCGGAGGACGGGATGACGATGGTCGTCGTCACCCACGAGATGGGCTTCGCCCGCGAGGTCGGCGACTACCTGGCGTTCATGGACGGCGGGGTGATCGTCGAGGAGGGGCTACCCGCCGATGTCCTCAGCAATCCGCGGGAGCCGCGGACGCAGGCCTTCCTGTCGAAGGTGCTCTAG